A window of Terriglobus sp. RCC_193 contains these coding sequences:
- a CDS encoding penicillin acylase family protein, with translation MKRLVLAAFALTASLATAQKGAVDYRLPEQQRWAAHAHAITITRDSWGIAHIKGRTDADAVFGMIYTQCEDDFNRVETNYLVSLGRVSEADGESKLWQDLRQQLFLDPTVLKRDFNESPDWLKALMEAWADGANFYLAKHPEVKPRALTHFEPWMALSFTEGSIGGDIERVNLKSLEDFYGASSATKQGRIDTRNAVIAQLAQVNRDVEPGGSNGAAIAPVNTANHRALLLINPHTSFFFRSELQMQSEEGLNAYGAVTWGQIFIYQGFNDRAGWMHTSSNVDAVDEFKNTIVKIGDNVIGYKYGVETKPFTRRTITLKYKAADGTMKSRTFEGIADHRGPIVRKDGEQWVSIELMNIPVKALEQSFLRTKARSYGEYRKTMELMANSSNNTIFASAEGDIAYWHGNFIPERDTRFDYTKPVDGTNPATDWQGLTALDQIPQLRNPHSGWLENVNNAPWSGAGESSLKKKDYPPYVEQGVETARGIHMVKVLNNRKDFTLDSLLTAAFDPYLPYFAKTIPALLKAYDALSQNDAQRTKLAPQIEFLRKWDDKWAADSIATTLAVYWGEASGTPVAAAARRYGMLWEDYVVANVPPADLLAGLQKASDKLTADFGTWQKPWGEVNRYQRLDDSIVPHFDDAQPSIAIPFTASTWGSLASSAARSYPNTKKRYGTSGNSFVAVVEFGPDRVRARAVTCGGESGHPDSKHFNDQQDRYASGDFREVMFYPDQLRGHVERTYHPGE, from the coding sequence GTGAAGCGTCTCGTCCTTGCCGCATTTGCCCTCACTGCATCGCTCGCCACCGCACAAAAGGGAGCCGTCGACTATCGCCTCCCAGAACAGCAGCGCTGGGCCGCACACGCACACGCCATCACCATTACGCGCGACAGTTGGGGCATCGCACACATCAAAGGCAGGACCGACGCCGACGCCGTCTTTGGCATGATCTATACGCAGTGCGAAGACGACTTCAACCGCGTCGAGACGAACTACCTCGTCTCGCTCGGCCGCGTGAGTGAAGCCGACGGCGAATCGAAATTGTGGCAGGACCTGCGTCAGCAACTCTTCCTTGATCCCACAGTCCTCAAGCGCGACTTCAACGAGAGCCCCGACTGGCTCAAAGCCCTGATGGAAGCGTGGGCCGACGGCGCAAACTTCTACCTGGCGAAACATCCCGAAGTAAAACCGCGCGCACTTACGCACTTCGAACCCTGGATGGCACTAAGCTTCACAGAAGGCTCCATTGGCGGCGACATCGAGCGCGTGAACCTGAAGTCACTCGAAGACTTCTACGGCGCTTCCTCTGCTACGAAGCAGGGTCGCATCGACACCCGCAACGCCGTCATTGCACAACTCGCGCAAGTGAATCGCGACGTGGAACCCGGTGGCTCCAACGGCGCGGCCATCGCACCCGTAAACACTGCGAATCATCGCGCACTCCTGCTCATCAATCCACACACATCGTTCTTCTTTCGCAGTGAACTGCAAATGCAAAGTGAAGAAGGCCTGAACGCATACGGCGCTGTCACATGGGGGCAGATATTCATCTACCAGGGCTTTAACGATCGCGCAGGGTGGATGCACACTTCATCGAACGTCGACGCCGTGGACGAATTCAAAAACACCATCGTCAAGATTGGCGATAACGTCATCGGCTACAAGTACGGCGTGGAGACAAAGCCCTTCACACGCCGCACCATCACGCTGAAATATAAAGCTGCCGACGGCACCATGAAGTCACGCACCTTTGAAGGCATCGCAGATCATCGCGGCCCCATCGTGCGCAAAGACGGCGAACAATGGGTTTCCATTGAACTGATGAACATTCCCGTCAAAGCGCTGGAGCAAAGCTTCCTTCGCACCAAGGCACGCAGCTATGGCGAATACCGCAAGACGATGGAGTTGATGGCCAACTCATCGAACAACACCATCTTCGCCAGCGCCGAAGGTGACATCGCCTACTGGCACGGCAACTTCATCCCGGAGCGCGACACGCGCTTTGATTACACCAAACCCGTTGACGGCACGAACCCCGCCACGGACTGGCAAGGCCTCACCGCACTCGATCAGATTCCGCAGCTTCGCAACCCGCACAGCGGCTGGCTGGAAAACGTGAACAACGCACCCTGGAGCGGCGCAGGCGAAAGCTCGTTGAAGAAGAAGGACTACCCGCCCTACGTGGAGCAAGGTGTGGAAACCGCACGCGGTATCCACATGGTTAAGGTGCTTAACAATCGCAAGGACTTCACGCTGGACTCGCTGCTTACCGCCGCATTCGATCCGTATCTTCCCTACTTTGCAAAGACCATCCCCGCGCTGCTGAAGGCATACGACGCGCTTTCGCAGAACGACGCACAGCGCACCAAGCTTGCGCCGCAGATCGAATTCCTGCGCAAGTGGGATGACAAGTGGGCAGCCGACTCCATCGCCACAACGCTCGCCGTCTACTGGGGTGAAGCCAGCGGCACACCTGTGGCAGCAGCCGCACGCCGATACGGCATGTTGTGGGAAGACTATGTCGTCGCCAACGTGCCACCCGCAGACCTGCTCGCTGGCCTGCAGAAAGCCTCGGACAAACTCACAGCAGACTTCGGCACATGGCAGAAACCGTGGGGCGAAGTAAACCGCTACCAACGCCTTGACGACAGCATCGTGCCGCACTTTGACGATGCACAGCCCAGCATCGCGATTCCCTTCACCGCATCCACATGGGGATCACTCGCATCCTCCGCAGCGCGCAGCTACCCCAATACGAAGAAGCGTTACGGCACCAGCGGCAACAGCTTCGTGGCGGTCGTGGAGTTTGGACCGGACCGTGTCCGCGCACGCGCTGTCACCTGCGGCGGTGAAAGCGGCCATCCCGATTCCAAACACTTCAACGACCAGCAGGATCGCTACGCCAGCGGCGACTTTCGCGAGGTCATGTTCTATCCCGACCAGCTTCGCGGCCACGTGGAACGCACCTATCACCCTGGCGAATAA
- a CDS encoding enolase C-terminal domain-like protein gives MPVLLNRRNFLSAAAAISSSPWSNAAAAMQPDRPTGIAPLKIEAVDLLELHGQYQQQAGINKQAQVNPEDIYESLRPPVYSDRPGEERTVKYEAIYLRIRATGGLEGLYGPIEREPAMVVQERLRPFLIGKDALAGEVLWDQLYRSDRHSRDGYYMMAISAVDNTLWDLRGKVYGVPVYRLLGGPSRDKLEMYVSALGSSLELAKVRTRALELQKQGFRYQKWFIAYGPGSGPEGMRKNVELVKTLRETLGEDTELMFDTYSGWDQTYALEWAHRVEPYRVRWMEEVTHPEKIGSFAEMHRSTTIPIAAGEHFYGRWEVQRYLKENALSVVQADPEWCGGITELIKIGTVCSLYDVPCIPHGHSLRAAAHTIFSQSPMTFPLGEYLAIKMQHYYHFEKNPMTVENAHITLPTGSGFNVQLDPAKILTQRTLGE, from the coding sequence ATGCCTGTCCTCTTGAACCGTCGCAACTTCCTGTCCGCCGCTGCGGCAATTTCTTCTTCCCCATGGAGCAATGCCGCAGCAGCCATGCAGCCGGACCGCCCCACCGGCATCGCTCCGCTGAAGATTGAAGCCGTCGATCTGCTCGAACTCCACGGCCAGTACCAGCAACAGGCAGGCATCAACAAACAGGCACAGGTCAATCCCGAAGACATTTACGAGTCATTGCGCCCACCGGTCTACAGCGATCGCCCCGGCGAAGAACGAACCGTGAAGTACGAGGCCATCTACCTGCGCATCCGCGCCACCGGCGGCCTGGAAGGTCTCTACGGCCCCATCGAAAGAGAACCCGCCATGGTGGTGCAGGAACGCCTGCGTCCCTTCCTGATCGGCAAAGACGCGCTCGCGGGCGAAGTCCTGTGGGACCAGCTTTACCGCAGTGATCGCCACAGCCGCGACGGCTATTACATGATGGCTATCTCCGCCGTGGACAACACGCTGTGGGACCTGCGCGGCAAAGTCTACGGCGTGCCCGTATACCGTCTGCTCGGCGGCCCTTCGCGCGACAAGCTGGAGATGTACGTCAGCGCTCTCGGCAGTTCGCTCGAACTCGCCAAAGTCCGCACACGCGCGCTGGAACTGCAGAAGCAGGGCTTCCGCTATCAGAAATGGTTCATCGCCTACGGCCCCGGCTCAGGCCCGGAAGGTATGCGCAAAAACGTGGAGCTGGTAAAGACACTTCGCGAAACCCTCGGCGAGGACACCGAACTCATGTTCGACACCTACAGCGGATGGGACCAGACCTACGCACTCGAATGGGCGCACCGCGTGGAGCCTTACCGCGTGCGTTGGATGGAAGAGGTCACGCATCCGGAAAAGATTGGCAGCTTTGCGGAGATGCATCGCAGCACCACCATCCCCATTGCCGCAGGCGAACACTTTTATGGCCGCTGGGAAGTGCAGCGCTATCTCAAAGAGAACGCGCTCTCCGTCGTACAGGCCGACCCCGAATGGTGTGGCGGCATCACCGAACTCATCAAGATCGGCACCGTCTGCTCACTCTACGATGTGCCCTGCATCCCGCACGGCCACAGCCTGCGCGCCGCAGCCCACACCATCTTCAGCCAGAGCCCCATGACCTTCCCGCTGGGCGAATACCTCGCCATCAAAATGCAGCACTACTACCACTTCGAGAAGAACCCGATGACGGTGGAGAACGCACACATCACTCTACCCACAGGCTCCGGCTTCAACGTGCAACTCGACCCCGCAAAGATCCTGACGCAACGCACACTCGGCGAATGA
- a CDS encoding acido-empty-quinoprotein group A: MKRFCLTSLLLASASLLHAQTPAATKPVHAAVKTAVPSGTIGTLDGGEWTTYNGDYTGRRYSPLTKLTPLNVKNLQLAWTYRITTTTGGGKRISSTPLSINGVLYFTVPSHAWAVDARTGKQLWQFDWPSKGGEVIGNRGAAVKGNTLYFETEDDNLVALDTKTGMEKWHSSIGNRDQFYFGSVAPVIVGNHVMVGMSGDDFDIPGYIESHNADTGKMEWRFYTHPDPGTPEAKTWPNDEAMMHGGGMTWVAGTYDPELNLYYFGTGNAQPVIAGKSRPGDNLYTGTICALNPDTGKLVWYFQPNPHDTHDWDAVQTPVLIDGIIDGKPRKLLAQASRNGWYFLIDRTNGKVLKSTPWSWQNWTSGVKENGQPIVNPEKTARPNGVIVMPAQGGAANWFPPSYSPKTGLFYVLASDSASIYYLFDDSDKPEGWAGNDRFGMQKNYLRALDYRTGKTRWEHLWPMSGARSGILTTATNLLFTGDTTSNLVAFNAANGTILWHAGLGGPATNGPITFELDGLQYVVIAAGDTMYSFVLR, translated from the coding sequence ATGAAGCGCTTCTGCCTGACCAGCCTGCTCCTCGCCTCCGCGTCGCTGTTGCACGCGCAGACGCCCGCCGCCACCAAGCCGGTGCACGCCGCCGTGAAGACGGCCGTGCCTTCCGGCACCATTGGCACACTCGACGGCGGCGAATGGACCACCTACAACGGCGACTACACCGGCCGCCGCTACAGTCCGTTGACCAAACTCACGCCACTGAACGTGAAGAACCTGCAACTGGCCTGGACCTATCGCATCACCACCACCACCGGCGGAGGCAAGCGCATCAGTTCCACGCCGCTCTCCATCAACGGCGTACTGTACTTCACCGTTCCCAGCCACGCATGGGCCGTGGATGCGCGTACCGGCAAGCAGCTATGGCAATTTGACTGGCCCAGCAAGGGTGGCGAAGTCATCGGCAATCGCGGCGCTGCGGTCAAAGGCAACACGCTCTACTTCGAAACGGAAGATGACAACCTGGTCGCACTCGACACGAAGACCGGCATGGAAAAGTGGCACTCTTCCATTGGCAATCGGGATCAGTTCTACTTCGGCTCCGTGGCTCCGGTCATCGTGGGTAACCACGTCATGGTCGGCATGAGCGGCGACGACTTCGACATCCCCGGCTACATCGAATCGCATAACGCCGATACCGGCAAGATGGAATGGCGCTTTTACACCCATCCCGATCCCGGCACGCCCGAAGCAAAAACATGGCCTAACGACGAAGCCATGATGCACGGCGGCGGCATGACATGGGTTGCCGGAACCTACGATCCGGAACTGAACCTCTATTACTTCGGCACCGGCAACGCGCAACCCGTCATCGCAGGCAAAAGCCGCCCCGGCGACAACCTGTACACCGGCACCATCTGCGCGCTGAACCCGGACACCGGCAAGCTCGTCTGGTACTTCCAGCCGAACCCGCACGACACCCACGATTGGGACGCAGTACAGACGCCCGTCCTCATCGACGGCATCATCGATGGCAAGCCGCGCAAGCTGCTCGCACAGGCCAGCCGCAACGGCTGGTACTTCCTCATCGACCGCACCAACGGCAAAGTGCTGAAGTCCACGCCTTGGTCCTGGCAGAACTGGACCTCCGGCGTAAAGGAAAATGGCCAACCCATCGTCAACCCCGAGAAAACAGCCAGGCCGAACGGCGTCATCGTGATGCCCGCACAGGGAGGCGCGGCCAACTGGTTTCCGCCCAGCTACAGCCCGAAGACCGGCCTCTTTTATGTGCTCGCGTCTGACTCCGCCAGCATCTATTACCTCTTCGACGACAGCGACAAACCCGAGGGCTGGGCCGGTAACGACCGCTTTGGTATGCAGAAAAACTACCTGCGTGCCTTGGACTACCGCACCGGCAAAACCAGGTGGGAGCATCTCTGGCCCATGTCCGGCGCCCGCTCCGGCATCCTGACCACGGCTACCAACCTGCTCTTCACAGGCGACACCACATCCAACCTCGTCGCCTTCAACGCGGCCAACGGAACCATCCTGTGGCATGCAGGCCTGGGCGGCCCCGCCACCAACGGCCCCATCACCTTCGAACTGGACGGCCTGCAATACGTCGTAATCGCGGCAGGCGACACCATGTACAGCTTCGTCCTCCGCTAA
- a CDS encoding c-type cytochrome → MGLLPLGLMLTAAAQFPRSITEPAAVDRGSKIWARDCARCHGADAKGTDTAPDMIRSTMVLHDRRENLHGKELAPFLKTSAPHHFNYSDKEASDISQFLSAQVNKILRSGYNDKPQGLTSGDLEAGKAYFNGQGGCTKCHSVTGDLAGVGKRYSPATLQQKIVFPQGGLGKKAPIEVTVKMPTGKTVSGTLVSMDDFTATVKHQDGSVESVNIVAGSKVSVKNPYAEHEALVHRLTDADMHNLTSYLDTLQ, encoded by the coding sequence GGCCTCATGCTGACCGCCGCAGCGCAGTTCCCACGATCGATCACGGAACCCGCCGCCGTAGACCGCGGCTCGAAAATCTGGGCCAGGGATTGCGCGCGCTGCCACGGTGCAGATGCCAAAGGCACTGATACCGCGCCGGACATGATCCGCAGCACGATGGTGCTGCATGATCGCCGCGAAAACCTCCACGGCAAAGAACTTGCGCCGTTCCTGAAGACCTCCGCGCCGCACCATTTCAACTACAGCGACAAAGAAGCCAGCGATATCTCGCAGTTCCTCTCCGCGCAGGTGAACAAGATTCTGCGCAGCGGCTACAACGATAAGCCGCAGGGCCTGACCTCTGGCGATCTGGAAGCAGGCAAGGCCTACTTCAACGGCCAGGGTGGCTGCACCAAGTGCCACTCCGTTACCGGCGATCTCGCCGGTGTGGGCAAGCGTTACAGCCCCGCCACGCTGCAGCAGAAAATCGTCTTCCCGCAGGGCGGCCTGGGCAAAAAAGCTCCCATCGAAGTGACCGTGAAGATGCCCACGGGCAAGACCGTCTCCGGCACGCTCGTCAGCATGGATGACTTCACCGCCACCGTGAAGCATCAGGACGGCAGCGTGGAATCCGTGAACATCGTCGCCGGCAGCAAAGTCAGCGTGAAGAACCCCTACGCGGAACACGAAGCCCTCGTTCACCGCCTGACCGACGCGGACATGCACAACCTGACCTCCTATCTGGACACACTGCAATGA